One genomic region from Ammospiza caudacuta isolate bAmmCau1 chromosome 1, bAmmCau1.pri, whole genome shotgun sequence encodes:
- the UTP23 gene encoding rRNA-processing protein UTP23 homolog has product MGVTRQKHAKKIMGFYKHNFQFREPFQVLLDGTFCQAALRNKIQIREQLPGYLGGATQLCTTRCVIKELESLGKALYGAKLIAQRFQVRSCSHHKNPVSGSACLLSMIEDGNPHHFFIATQDQELSKKVKRKPGIPLLFIIQNTMVLDKPSPKSLAFVQKLQTNQLVPEYQKQSIVELKEKEGLVKQEGEKRRKRKRAGGPNPLSCLKKKKKKTQEGQEPSAEKKKRRKRKRNRVKAEAMQSVQKNEGE; this is encoded by the exons ATGGGGGTGACGAGACAAAAGCACGCGAAGAAGATCATGGGCTTCTACAAGCACAACTTCCAGTTCCGCGAGCccttccaggtgctgctggatggcaccttctGCCAGGCCGCGCTTCGCAACAAGATCCAGATCCGGGAGCAGCTGCCCGGGTACCTGGGCGGCGCCACGCAGCTCTGCACCACGCG ATGTGTCATAAAAGAACTTGAATCACTGGGGAAAGCACTGTATGGAGCAAAATTAATTGCCCAGAGATTTCAAGTTCGAAGCTGTTCTCACCATAAGAATCCTGTGAGTGGTTCAGCCTGTTTACTTTCCATGATTGAAGATGGCAACCCTCATCACTTCTTTATTGCCACACAG GACCAGGAGTTATCAAAGAAAGTGAAAAGGAAGCCTGGCATTCCTCTCCTCTTTATTATTCAGAACACTATGGTGCTAGACAAACCTTCTCCTAAATCTTTGGCATTTGTTCAAAAGTTGCAGACAAATCAGCTTGTTCCAGAGTACCAAAAACAAAGTATTGTGgagcttaaagaaaaagaaggactAGTAAAGCAAGAAGgtgaaaagagaaggaaacgCAAAAGGGCAGGAGGCCCCAATCCTCTCAGCtgtttgaagaagaaaaagaagaaaacacaggaGGGTCAGGAGCCTTctgctgaaaagaagaaaagaagaaaaagaaaacgaAATAGAGTTAAAGCAGAAGCCATGCAGTCAGTGCAGAAGAATGAAGGAGAATAA